The proteins below come from a single Aptenodytes patagonicus chromosome 20, bAptPat1.pri.cur, whole genome shotgun sequence genomic window:
- the IGF2BP1 gene encoding insulin-like growth factor 2 mRNA-binding protein 1 has product MKLNGHQLENHALKVSYIPDEQSMQGPENGRRGGFGARGAPRQGSPVTAGAPVKQQPVDIPLRLLVPTQYVGAIIGKEGATIRNITKQTQSKIDVHRKENAGAAEKAISIHSTPEGCSAACKMILEIMQKEAKDTKTADEVPLKILAHNNFVGRLIGKEGRNLKKVEQDTETKITISSLQDLTLYNPERTITVKGSIENCCKAEQEIMKKVREAYENDVAAMSLQSHLIPGLNLAAVGLFPASSNAVPPPPSSVSGAAPYSSFMPPEQETVHVFIPAQAVGAIIGKKGQHIKQLSRFASASIKIAPPETPDSKVRMVVITGPPEAQFKAQGRIYGKLKEENFFGPKEEVKLETHIRVPASAAGRVIGKGGKTVNELQNLTAAEVVVPRDQTPDENEQVIVKIIGHFYASQMAQRKIRDILAQVKQQHQKGQSGQTQARRK; this is encoded by the exons ATGAAGCTGAACGGGCACCAGCTGGAGAACCACGCGCtgaaggtctcctacatccccgACGAGCAGTCCATGCAAGGGCCGGAGaacgggcggcggggcggctttGGGGCACGCGGTGCTCCCAGGCAGGGCTCCCCCGTCACCGCGGGGGCACCGGTCAAGCAGCAGCCAGTGGATATCCCCCTCCGCCTCCTGGTGCCCACCCAGTACGTGGGTGCCATCATCGGCAAGGAAGGGGCCACCATCAGGAACATCACCAAGCAGACGCAGTCCAA GATTGACGTGCACCGGAAAGAAAATGCGGGAGCCGCAGAAAAAGCCATCAGCATCCACTCCACCCCCGAGGGCTGCTCCGCCGCCTGCAAGATGATTTTGGAGATCATGCAGAAGGAGGCGAAGGACACCAAGAC AGCTGATGAAGTGCCTCTGAAAATCTTGGCCCATAACAACTTTGTGGGGCGCCTGATCGGCAAAGAAGGGCGAAACTTGAAGAAAGTGGAGCAGGACACGGAGACAAAAATCACCATCTCGTC CTTGCAGGACCTGACTCTGTACAACCCCGAAAGGACCATCACGGTGAAGGGCTCCATCGAGAACTGCTGCAAAGCGGAGCAGGAGATCATGAAGAAAGTGAGGGAAGCCTACGAGAACGACGTGGCCGCCATGAGC TTGCAATCTCACCTCATCCCTGGCCTTAACCTGGCTGCGGTTggcctcttccctgcctcctccaaCGCAGTACCTCCTCCGCCGAGCAGCGTCTCCGGGGCCGCGCCGTACAGCTCCTTCATG CCTCCGGAGCAGGAGACCGTGCACGTCTTCATCCCCGCGCAGGCGGTCGGCGCCATCATCGGCAAGAAGGGCCAGCACATCAAGCAGCTCTCCCGGTTCGCAAGTGCCTCTATCAAG aTTGCCCCTCCGGAAACGCCGGACTCCAAAGTGCGCATGGTCGTCATCACGGGCCCTCCAGAAGCTCAGTTCAAG GCGCAAGGCAGGATTTACGGGAAGCTGAAGGAGGAGAACTTCTTTGGACCGAAGGAAGAAGTGAAGCTGGAGACGCACATCCGGGTCCCCGCCTCGGCCGCGGGCAGGGTCATCGGCAAAGGGGGCAAAACC GTCAACGAGCTGCAGAACCTGACGGCGGCGGAGGTGGTGGTGCCGCGGGACCAGACCCCCGACGAGAACGAACAGGTCATCGTGAAGATCATTGGGCACTTCTATGCCAGCCAG ATGGCTCAGCGCAAGATCCGAGACATCCTGGCCCAGGTGAAGCAGCAGCACCAGAAGGGACAGAGCGGCCAGACGCAAGCACGGAGGAAATAA